The segment TCAGGAATCTCGGGAATCATCTTGGTTCATCCTTACTTCTGGTCTAAAACACCAGTCGACGACAAGGATACGACGGATGTAACGACGAGGTCCAGATCGGAGACGCTCTGGAGGATAGCGAGTCCTAATAGCAAAGACGGAGTGGATGATCCGTTTATCAACGTCGTTCAAGCAGAGTCGGTGGATATCTCCGGCTTGGGATGCAGAAAGGTTTTGGTGATGGTGGCAGAGTTAGATTTGCTAGTGAGGCAAGATTGGTGTTACGCGGCGAAGCTTGAGAGGAGTGGTTGG is part of the Brassica oleracea var. oleracea cultivar TO1000 unplaced genomic scaffold, BOL UnpScaffold11282, whole genome shotgun sequence genome and harbors:
- the LOC106322238 gene encoding probable carboxylesterase 13, with protein sequence HADFSKVFLAGDSAGANITHHMTMRAAKEKLSPHLSGSGISGIILVHPYFWSKTPVDDKDTTDVTTRSRSETLWRIASPNSKDGVDDPFINVVQAESVDISGLGCRKVLVMVAELDLLVRQDWCYAAKLERSGWKGEVEVMETEGEKHVFHLKNPDTEKAHELVKKFASFIK